A single genomic interval of Nocardioides nitrophenolicus harbors:
- a CDS encoding ABC transporter substrate-binding protein, whose product MSIRVPGLRRTAAVVVAAALLVSGCASEQEKKPRGQGKALAEGFRNVDDGGKPVDGGTLTYGAYTEPTSLDPTVTIAAATTGGNEMANIFDTLTTFDPEKQEFVPRLAESIEPDADYTTWTLKLRDGVTFSDGTPLDAEAVVWSQQRYATAKAPETALWAGNVTSATATDARTVTYELARPWPLFPGILSTGPGMVVAKSSVGADGSFNPVGAGPFTLGDWKHGESIELVAREDYWDGAPHLDSVRMAFLGDQRTSLDSLEGGDIDAALVRDPDLVDEVLDKRLPAYVNMRAASNVAIINAAEGAAGHDVRVRKAIALAIDPDLMRERMFGGTGIASSDLFPDYSVWHTDVAGLEPDREQATKLVEEAKADGWDGVIRYVDGTDPASRAATQAVKASLEAVGMTLESKPARTISEQITRIAVERDYDLAGWSINFVEADPFARMYATMHSGGTQTYGMYTSPAMDEHIAAFQAATTKDDQLKAIAALQEQVNEDVPFVTFGPFSELSVWNTKVHGITGGANSMILLDDAWLG is encoded by the coding sequence ATGTCCATCCGAGTCCCGGGACTGCGTCGCACCGCCGCGGTCGTGGTGGCCGCGGCGCTGCTCGTGAGCGGCTGCGCGTCCGAGCAGGAGAAGAAGCCACGCGGCCAGGGCAAGGCCCTCGCCGAGGGCTTCCGCAATGTCGACGACGGCGGCAAGCCCGTCGACGGCGGCACCCTGACCTACGGCGCCTACACCGAGCCGACCTCGCTGGACCCGACCGTGACCATCGCGGCCGCGACGACCGGCGGCAACGAGATGGCCAACATCTTCGACACGCTGACGACCTTCGACCCCGAGAAGCAGGAGTTCGTCCCGCGGCTCGCGGAGTCGATCGAGCCCGACGCCGACTACACGACCTGGACCCTGAAGCTCCGCGACGGGGTCACCTTCTCCGACGGCACGCCGCTCGACGCCGAGGCCGTGGTGTGGAGCCAGCAGCGCTACGCCACCGCGAAGGCCCCCGAGACCGCACTGTGGGCCGGCAACGTCACCTCGGCGACCGCGACCGACGCGCGCACGGTCACCTACGAGCTGGCCCGGCCGTGGCCGCTGTTCCCGGGCATCCTGAGCACCGGTCCCGGCATGGTGGTGGCGAAGTCGTCGGTGGGCGCCGACGGCAGCTTCAACCCCGTCGGCGCCGGTCCGTTCACGCTCGGCGACTGGAAGCACGGCGAGTCGATCGAGCTGGTGGCCCGCGAGGACTACTGGGACGGCGCGCCTCATCTCGACAGCGTGCGGATGGCCTTCCTCGGCGACCAGCGCACCAGCCTCGACTCGCTCGAGGGCGGCGACATCGACGCGGCCCTGGTCCGCGATCCCGACCTCGTCGACGAGGTGCTCGACAAGAGGCTGCCGGCGTACGTGAACATGCGGGCGGCCAGCAATGTCGCCATCATCAACGCCGCCGAGGGCGCCGCCGGCCACGACGTCCGGGTCCGCAAGGCGATCGCGCTGGCGATCGACCCGGACCTGATGCGGGAGCGGATGTTCGGCGGCACCGGCATCGCGTCGTCCGACCTGTTCCCCGACTACTCCGTGTGGCACACCGACGTCGCCGGCCTCGAGCCGGACCGGGAGCAGGCCACGAAGCTCGTCGAGGAGGCCAAGGCGGACGGCTGGGACGGCGTGATCCGGTACGTCGACGGCACCGACCCCGCCTCGCGCGCCGCCACCCAGGCGGTCAAGGCCTCGCTCGAGGCGGTCGGGATGACCCTCGAGTCCAAGCCGGCCCGCACCATCTCCGAGCAGATCACCCGGATCGCCGTGGAGCGTGACTACGACCTCGCGGGCTGGAGCATCAACTTCGTCGAGGCCGACCCCTTCGCCCGGATGTACGCGACCATGCACAGCGGCGGCACCCAGACCTACGGGATGTACACCAGCCCCGCCATGGACGAGCACATCGCCGCCTTCCAGGCAGCCACCACGAAGGACGACCAGCTGAAGGCGATCGCCGCGCTCCAGGAACAGGTGAACGAGGACGTCCCGTTCGTCACCTTCGGCCCGTTCTCGGAGCTGAGCGTGTGGAACACCAAGGTGCACGGCATCACCGGCGGCGCGAACTCGATGATCCTGCTCGACGACGCGTGGCTCGGCTGA
- a CDS encoding MFS transporter: MPDSREAREDRWVLPGILLVTTVTGVVGSLGTPLVTGIAHTEGVSLVTAQWAITATLVTAAVVCPIVGRLGAGRRRRPVLLGCLVLVVLGTALGALPLGFGPLLAGRILQGLAFAIVPLAFSIARSELPEERVRGAVAAISVANVTAAGLGFPVTALVATFAGTKGAFGWACALAAAALVVALLVVPDSDEEAPRGVDWLGAVLLSTATAAVLLAVTQATAWGLTAPLTLGLLAGGVLTYVGCGWWLLRARRPLVDLRVAVRPGVLVANVCGLLAALGMFVLLSLSMILVQTTEDHGYGLGRSVAVAGLMLTPYAVTSVLGSRIALWLGRFVAPDVLLASGCLLFAAANLALALGHDALWQVTLAVVIGGFGSGMTFNSMPWLMVRFVPPAETGSALSLNLVLRFLGMSTGSALALAVLAACAGDGRQTSESGFVAGGLAGAGLSLVAAVACLVLGRTRRSDPERPERPARIETPTHPSAEERV, from the coding sequence ATGCCCGACTCCCGGGAGGCCCGGGAGGACCGCTGGGTCCTCCCGGGCATCCTGCTCGTCACCACCGTCACCGGCGTGGTCGGCAGTCTCGGCACGCCGTTGGTCACCGGCATCGCGCACACCGAGGGCGTCTCGCTGGTCACCGCGCAGTGGGCGATCACCGCCACCCTGGTCACCGCGGCCGTCGTGTGCCCGATCGTCGGCCGGCTGGGCGCCGGACGCCGCCGCCGACCGGTGCTGCTCGGGTGCCTGGTGCTCGTGGTGCTCGGCACCGCGCTCGGCGCCCTCCCGCTCGGGTTCGGCCCCCTGCTGGCCGGCCGGATCCTACAGGGGCTCGCGTTCGCGATCGTGCCGCTCGCGTTCTCGATCGCCCGCAGCGAGCTGCCCGAGGAGCGGGTCCGCGGCGCCGTGGCGGCGATCTCGGTCGCCAACGTCACCGCCGCCGGCCTCGGGTTCCCGGTCACGGCCCTCGTGGCGACCTTCGCCGGCACGAAGGGCGCCTTCGGCTGGGCTTGTGCGCTGGCGGCGGCGGCGCTGGTGGTGGCGCTGCTCGTCGTACCGGACAGCGACGAGGAGGCGCCGCGCGGCGTCGACTGGCTCGGCGCGGTCCTGCTCAGCACCGCCACCGCGGCCGTGCTCCTCGCCGTCACCCAGGCCACGGCCTGGGGTCTCACCGCACCCCTGACCCTCGGCCTGCTGGCCGGTGGGGTGCTCACCTACGTCGGGTGCGGCTGGTGGCTGCTCCGTGCCCGGCGTCCGCTCGTCGACCTGCGGGTCGCCGTGCGCCCGGGGGTGCTGGTCGCCAACGTCTGCGGGCTGTTGGCCGCGCTCGGCATGTTCGTGCTGCTGTCGCTGTCGATGATCCTCGTGCAGACCACCGAGGACCACGGCTACGGGCTCGGCCGGTCGGTCGCGGTGGCCGGCCTGATGCTCACGCCGTACGCCGTCACCAGCGTGCTCGGTTCGCGGATCGCGCTGTGGCTGGGCCGGTTCGTGGCACCGGACGTGCTGCTCGCCTCCGGGTGCCTGCTGTTCGCCGCCGCCAACCTCGCGCTCGCGCTGGGCCACGACGCGCTGTGGCAGGTGACCCTCGCCGTGGTCATCGGCGGCTTCGGCAGCGGGATGACCTTCAACTCCATGCCCTGGCTGATGGTGCGCTTCGTGCCGCCCGCGGAGACCGGGAGTGCGCTGAGCCTCAACCTGGTCCTGCGCTTCCTCGGCATGTCCACGGGCAGCGCACTGGCGCTGGCCGTGCTGGCGGCCTGCGCCGGGGACGGGCGGCAGACCAGCGAGTCCGGCTTCGTCGCCGGGGGACTGGCGGGGGCCGGCCTCTCGCTGGTCGCCGCCGTCGCCTGCCTGGTGCTGGGGCGGACCCGGCGCAGCGACCCCGAGAGACCCGAGAGACCCGCAAGAATCGAGACGCCGACGCATCCGTCGGCCGAGGAGAGAGTGTGA
- a CDS encoding AMP-binding protein — METFAQIVASRTGDAEPGLLFEDRQWTWDEVVREGAARAAALRATVPAPEGRQVHVGVLLENVPDYVFWIAAASLADAVVVGLNASRSAPEIAQDARHADVDLVVTESRLRHLASDLDGVPVHDVDEGAYDEWLAPFRGACVPEPAALPGPDHLAMLLFSSGSTGAPKAVVVGQGRLGRLTQAIVGRVRMRRDSVTYLCMPLFHGNAVMMNLAPAMATGATVTMTRRFSASAFADDIHRHGATYVNYVGRALSYVLTRPEDPRDRTSTLELAFGTEASEADVARFTERFGCEVMEGYGLSEGVFRINRTPDTPVGSLGLPAGEVDVRVLDEETGAECPRARFDAQGRLVDGAAVGQLVAVGMAAAFEGYYKNPGAMADRVRGDDFWSGDLAYRDEAGFFYFAGRSSDWLRVDSENFSAAPVERVIQRLPWVAAAPVFAVPDPRTGDNVMVAVDLEPGAAFDPVAFGEHLAAQPDFGAKWWPTYVRVIDAMPLTGSGKIDKGPLRRAAWHTTDPVWVRVGRTAGFRLLDDAGRDAIEREFVEQGRQALLPAR; from the coding sequence ATGGAGACCTTCGCGCAGATCGTGGCGAGCCGCACCGGTGACGCCGAGCCGGGCCTGCTCTTCGAGGACCGGCAGTGGACCTGGGACGAGGTGGTCCGCGAGGGAGCGGCGCGCGCCGCGGCGCTGCGGGCCACCGTGCCGGCGCCGGAGGGGCGCCAGGTCCATGTCGGAGTGCTGCTCGAGAACGTCCCCGACTACGTGTTCTGGATCGCCGCGGCGTCGCTCGCGGATGCCGTCGTGGTCGGGCTCAACGCCAGCCGCAGCGCTCCCGAGATCGCGCAGGACGCCCGGCACGCCGACGTCGACCTGGTCGTCACCGAGAGCCGGCTGCGCCACCTCGCCTCGGACCTCGACGGCGTGCCGGTCCACGACGTCGACGAGGGCGCGTACGACGAATGGCTGGCACCCTTCCGCGGCGCCTGCGTGCCCGAGCCCGCCGCGCTGCCCGGCCCCGACCACCTCGCGATGCTGCTGTTCAGCTCGGGATCGACCGGCGCACCGAAGGCGGTCGTGGTCGGCCAGGGCCGGCTCGGGCGGCTCACCCAGGCGATCGTCGGACGGGTCCGGATGCGCCGCGACTCGGTGACCTACCTGTGCATGCCGCTGTTCCACGGCAACGCGGTCATGATGAACCTGGCGCCCGCCATGGCGACGGGCGCGACGGTGACGATGACCCGCAGGTTCTCGGCGAGCGCGTTCGCCGACGACATCCACCGCCACGGCGCGACCTACGTCAACTACGTCGGGCGAGCACTGTCCTATGTCCTGACTCGGCCCGAGGACCCGCGCGACCGCACCAGCACCCTGGAGCTGGCCTTCGGCACCGAGGCGTCGGAGGCCGACGTCGCCCGGTTCACCGAGCGGTTCGGCTGCGAGGTGATGGAGGGCTACGGCCTCAGCGAGGGCGTCTTCCGGATCAACCGCACGCCCGACACCCCGGTCGGCTCGCTCGGCCTGCCCGCCGGGGAGGTCGACGTCCGGGTGCTCGACGAGGAGACGGGGGCGGAGTGCCCGCGCGCCCGGTTCGACGCGCAGGGCCGGCTGGTCGACGGCGCCGCCGTCGGGCAGCTGGTCGCCGTCGGCATGGCCGCCGCCTTCGAGGGCTACTACAAGAACCCGGGCGCGATGGCCGACCGGGTGCGCGGTGACGACTTCTGGTCCGGCGACCTCGCCTATCGCGACGAGGCCGGCTTCTTCTACTTCGCCGGCCGCTCCTCCGACTGGCTGCGCGTGGACAGCGAGAACTTCTCCGCGGCTCCGGTGGAGCGCGTGATCCAGCGCCTCCCGTGGGTCGCGGCCGCGCCGGTGTTCGCCGTACCCGACCCGCGCACCGGCGACAACGTCATGGTCGCCGTTGACCTCGAGCCGGGCGCCGCGTTCGACCCGGTCGCGTTCGGCGAGCACCTCGCGGCACAGCCGGACTTCGGCGCCAAGTGGTGGCCGACGTACGTCCGCGTGATCGACGCCATGCCGCTCACCGGGAGCGGCAAGATCGACAAGGGGCCGCTTCGCCGCGCGGCGTGGCACACCACCGACCCGGTATGGGTGCGGGTCGGCCGGACCGCCGGTTTCCGGCTGCTCGACGACGCGGGTCGCGACGCCATCGAGAGGGAGTTCGTCGAGCAGGGACGACAGGCGCTGCTGCCTGCCCGCTGA
- a CDS encoding ABC transporter substrate-binding protein produces MKTRISVRTRMAAALCATALAATACASSDDGDKDSSGAQASPKDLYKDGIVNPKKDPGTPVDGGTLRMAEYSEALVLDPTKTYPTGSTGLNVMASIYDTLMRYNPETQGYDPQLAEALSSDDNVTWTLSLRDGVKFTDGTPLDADAVVASIQRFITNRGLHGQILGANLKSMVATDTSTVTFTFNGAWARFPSLLAAGPGLILAPAAYADPASFKPIGAGPFVLESQSPGEKTVVKANEDYFGGRPHLDKIEFLQLGPDQTKLESLEAGEVDAVYVGSEKVVKDLVAKGYTGNMSAVSGVPTINFNHREGTATADVRVRQAIELAFDADTFLERTTGSDLLADRGLMGANSIWDTGVAPVETDAAAAKKLVDEAKADGFDGKLHYVGLSDAVSKSGAVAIKAMLDAVGFDVQLDLVSAVGDVVKKVYVDGDFDLARGSNSIPDSDPYAALDTAMNSTSGANPGRYASPEMDGLLAELRAADGPEEGDATLAKIEELWKKDAVYLNVGFGGFLEAWNDNVHGITPTTQTAVLFDDAWLGK; encoded by the coding sequence GTGAAGACACGCATTTCCGTGCGCACGCGGATGGCCGCGGCCCTGTGTGCGACCGCTCTCGCCGCCACGGCCTGCGCCAGCAGCGACGACGGGGACAAGGACTCCTCCGGCGCCCAGGCGTCGCCGAAGGACCTCTACAAGGACGGGATCGTCAACCCGAAGAAGGACCCGGGCACGCCGGTCGACGGGGGCACCCTGCGAATGGCGGAGTACTCCGAGGCGCTCGTCCTCGACCCGACGAAGACCTACCCGACGGGCTCGACCGGCCTCAACGTGATGGCGTCGATCTACGACACCCTCATGCGCTACAACCCCGAGACCCAGGGCTACGACCCGCAGCTGGCCGAGGCGCTCTCCAGCGACGACAACGTCACTTGGACCCTGAGCCTGCGCGACGGCGTGAAGTTCACCGACGGCACGCCGCTCGACGCGGACGCCGTCGTGGCCAGCATCCAGCGCTTCATCACCAACCGCGGCCTGCACGGCCAGATCCTCGGCGCCAACCTGAAGTCGATGGTCGCGACCGACACGTCGACGGTCACCTTCACCTTCAACGGCGCGTGGGCGCGCTTCCCCAGCCTGCTCGCGGCCGGGCCCGGCCTGATCCTGGCCCCGGCGGCGTACGCCGACCCGGCGAGCTTCAAGCCGATCGGCGCCGGCCCCTTCGTGCTGGAGAGCCAGTCGCCCGGCGAGAAGACCGTGGTCAAGGCCAACGAGGACTACTTCGGCGGCCGCCCGCATCTCGACAAGATCGAGTTCCTGCAGCTCGGCCCCGACCAGACCAAGCTCGAGTCCCTCGAGGCCGGTGAGGTCGACGCGGTCTACGTGGGGAGCGAGAAGGTCGTCAAGGACCTGGTCGCCAAGGGCTACACCGGCAACATGAGCGCGGTCAGCGGCGTGCCGACGATCAACTTCAACCACCGCGAGGGCACGGCCACGGCCGACGTGCGCGTGCGCCAGGCGATCGAGCTCGCCTTCGACGCCGACACCTTCCTCGAGCGCACCACCGGCAGCGACCTGCTCGCCGACCGGGGCCTGATGGGCGCGAACTCGATCTGGGACACGGGCGTCGCGCCGGTCGAGACAGACGCCGCCGCCGCGAAGAAGCTGGTCGACGAGGCCAAGGCCGACGGCTTCGACGGCAAGCTCCACTACGTCGGCCTCAGCGACGCCGTCTCCAAGTCGGGCGCCGTGGCCATCAAGGCGATGCTCGACGCCGTCGGCTTCGACGTCCAGCTCGACCTGGTCTCCGCCGTGGGCGACGTCGTGAAGAAGGTGTACGTCGACGGCGACTTCGACCTGGCCCGTGGGTCCAACAGCATCCCGGACTCCGACCCGTACGCCGCGCTCGACACCGCGATGAACAGCACCTCGGGCGCCAACCCCGGCCGCTACGCCAGCCCGGAGATGGACGGCCTGCTCGCGGAGCTGCGGGCCGCGGACGGCCCCGAGGAGGGCGACGCGACCCTGGCGAAGATCGAGGAGCTGTGGAAGAAGGACGCGGTCTACCTCAACGTCGGCTTCGGTGGCTTCCTCGAGGCCTGGAACGACAACGTGCACGGGATCACGCCCACCACCCAGACGGCGGTGCTCTTCGACGACGCGTGGCTCGGCAAGTGA
- a CDS encoding nuclear transport factor 2 family protein, whose product MDDRAALIERLAEIAAAIDGRDWETLSRAFTPDAHGYGRDGGPDAIVAQMRAHLDGVGPTQHLLGNHRVEVDGDRARTRTYARVYHVGAGPMEGSFYECLGEYDDHWVREGDGWLLTRRSFEIRIGLGDFAVLRGAD is encoded by the coding sequence ATGGACGACCGCGCAGCGCTGATCGAGCGCCTCGCCGAGATCGCCGCAGCCATCGACGGGCGCGACTGGGAGACCCTCTCCCGTGCGTTCACCCCCGACGCCCACGGCTACGGCCGCGACGGTGGTCCCGACGCCATCGTCGCGCAGATGCGGGCCCACCTCGACGGCGTCGGCCCGACCCAGCACCTGCTCGGCAACCACCGGGTCGAGGTCGACGGCGACCGGGCGCGCACCCGGACCTATGCGCGGGTCTACCACGTGGGCGCCGGCCCGATGGAGGGCTCGTTCTACGAGTGCCTGGGGGAGTACGACGACCACTGGGTCCGCGAGGGCGACGGCTGGCTGCTCACCCGGCGCAGCTTCGAGATCCGGATCGGGCTGGGCGACTTCGCGGTGCTCCGCGGCGCCGACTGA
- a CDS encoding LysR family transcriptional regulator → MIDLDALAGLRAVATHGSVVAAAAATGFTPSAISQQVKRLERQTGVPLLERVGRGVMLTSHGQHLVEAGEQVLADLEQLEARLQQRAGVVAGRVRLAAFSTAMRGLVAPVARGLRDAHPELTLTLFEGEPWDVVELVASGRVELGIVHRWGGVPLAVPDHVAATPLHGDVADLIVHRDDPLAARPGVTPHDLADVGWIATPEGTICRQWLSRMYDGTGRPPRIAHVSAEFESHLALVRAGLGVALIPRMGRAPLGEDLVAVPVTDPEPVRLIDALHRRTMTESPAVQAVLAAFDG, encoded by the coding sequence ATGATCGATCTCGACGCCCTCGCGGGTCTGCGCGCCGTCGCCACCCACGGCTCGGTGGTCGCGGCGGCGGCCGCGACCGGCTTCACGCCGAGCGCGATCTCGCAGCAGGTCAAGCGGCTGGAGCGGCAGACCGGCGTCCCCCTGCTCGAGCGGGTCGGGCGCGGCGTGATGCTCACCAGCCACGGCCAGCACCTCGTCGAGGCGGGCGAGCAGGTCCTCGCCGACCTGGAACAGCTCGAGGCGCGACTCCAGCAGCGCGCCGGCGTGGTGGCCGGCCGAGTCCGGCTGGCGGCCTTCTCGACGGCGATGCGCGGCCTGGTCGCGCCCGTCGCCCGCGGGCTGCGCGACGCGCACCCCGAGCTGACCCTCACCCTGTTCGAGGGCGAGCCGTGGGACGTCGTCGAGCTCGTGGCGAGCGGGCGGGTCGAGCTCGGGATCGTGCACCGCTGGGGCGGCGTCCCGCTCGCCGTCCCCGACCACGTCGCCGCGACTCCGCTCCACGGCGACGTCGCCGACCTGATCGTGCACCGCGACGACCCGCTCGCCGCCCGCCCCGGGGTGACTCCCCACGACCTCGCCGACGTGGGCTGGATCGCCACGCCCGAGGGCACCATCTGCCGCCAGTGGCTCTCCCGGATGTACGACGGCACCGGCCGCCCGCCCCGGATCGCCCATGTGTCGGCGGAGTTCGAGTCCCACCTCGCGCTGGTCCGGGCCGGGCTCGGCGTCGCGCTGATTCCCCGGATGGGGCGCGCCCCGCTGGGCGAGGACCTGGTCGCCGTACCGGTGACCGACCCGGAGCCGGTCCGGCTGATCGACGCCCTGCACCGACGCACGATGACCGAGTCGCCGGCGGTCCAGGCGGTGCTGGCGGCGTTCGACGGCTAG
- a CDS encoding EamA family transporter: MSRRDQSLAALVAVIWGFNFVVIDWGMGEVPPLLFVAARFLAVVVPAVFLLDPPPVPWRTVAAVGAFMSLGQFGFLYVAMDAGMPPGLAGLVLQAQVVLTILIAAVALRERPTRPQVAGVVLGAAGLLVVGLGRGGHIPAIALLLCLCAALMWAIGNVVSRASGATGGLALTVWSALVVPVPLVALSLVVDGPAAVADGLGAFGWQALASTAYTAALASLVGYGIFNGLLARNPSAAVVPWILLVPPVAIGSAWLLLDEVPSAGELVGGAILVLGVLVAQRRVRPQDTSVPTPCTPDPSRPGSPGRPAPAGR, translated from the coding sequence GTGAGCCGTCGCGACCAGTCCCTCGCCGCCCTCGTCGCCGTGATCTGGGGCTTCAACTTCGTGGTCATCGACTGGGGCATGGGCGAGGTCCCCCCGCTGCTGTTCGTGGCCGCCCGCTTCCTGGCGGTGGTCGTGCCGGCGGTGTTCCTCCTCGACCCGCCGCCGGTGCCGTGGCGCACGGTCGCGGCGGTCGGCGCGTTCATGTCGCTCGGCCAGTTCGGCTTCCTCTACGTCGCCATGGACGCCGGCATGCCGCCCGGGCTGGCCGGCCTGGTGCTCCAGGCCCAGGTCGTGCTCACGATCCTGATCGCCGCGGTGGCGCTGCGCGAGCGCCCGACCCGGCCACAGGTCGCGGGCGTGGTGCTCGGCGCGGCCGGCCTGCTCGTCGTCGGGCTCGGTCGCGGCGGGCACATCCCGGCGATCGCCCTGCTGCTGTGCCTGTGCGCGGCGCTGATGTGGGCGATCGGCAATGTCGTCTCCCGCGCCTCGGGCGCCACCGGCGGACTGGCGCTGACCGTGTGGTCGGCGCTCGTCGTCCCCGTGCCGCTGGTCGCGCTGTCGCTCGTCGTCGACGGCCCGGCGGCGGTCGCGGACGGGCTCGGCGCGTTCGGCTGGCAGGCGCTCGCCTCGACGGCGTACACCGCCGCCCTGGCCTCGCTCGTGGGCTACGGGATCTTCAACGGACTGCTGGCGCGCAACCCGTCCGCCGCGGTGGTGCCGTGGATCCTGCTGGTGCCGCCCGTCGCGATCGGCTCGGCGTGGCTGCTGCTCGACGAGGTGCCGTCGGCCGGCGAGCTGGTCGGCGGGGCGATCCTGGTGCTGGGCGTCCTGGTGGCCCAGCGCCGGGTCCGGCCTCAGGACACTAGTGTCCCGACTCCGTGTACGCCGGACCCGTCCCGGCCAGGCTCGCCAGGGCGGCCCGCACCCGCCGGGCGGTGA
- a CDS encoding NUDIX domain-containing protein, producing MSEQPEITHATVDDGTARLTWTADLAERGWQAAVDVVRRQVAAALVDHDRVEVKVAVDDAEGQRIATWSGLRREGVQRQRTGDIVVYARLADDVPVHEPGGFRALLNSFLPRKRGIGQMLVRDSDGSDGAEPRVLMCNLTYKADWDLPGGVVEVGESPRVAVAREVEEELDLTIKAGPLLLTDWLPPWGGWDDALCLVFDGGVHPASIVQRIVPQAREIKTADFLTLAEIEERAADFTARRVRAALASLAGTGPAYTESGH from the coding sequence GTGTCCGAGCAGCCGGAGATCACCCACGCCACCGTCGACGACGGGACCGCGCGGCTGACCTGGACCGCCGATCTCGCCGAGCGCGGCTGGCAGGCGGCCGTCGACGTGGTCCGCCGCCAGGTGGCCGCCGCCCTCGTCGACCACGACCGGGTCGAGGTCAAGGTCGCCGTGGACGACGCGGAGGGCCAGCGGATCGCGACCTGGTCGGGCCTGCGCCGCGAGGGCGTGCAGCGCCAGCGGACCGGCGACATCGTGGTCTACGCGCGCCTCGCCGACGACGTCCCGGTCCACGAGCCGGGCGGCTTCCGCGCGCTGCTCAACTCCTTCCTGCCCCGCAAGCGCGGGATCGGCCAGATGCTGGTGCGCGACTCCGACGGGTCCGACGGCGCCGAGCCGCGGGTGCTCATGTGCAACCTGACCTACAAGGCCGACTGGGACCTGCCCGGTGGGGTGGTCGAGGTCGGCGAGTCGCCACGGGTCGCGGTCGCCCGCGAGGTCGAGGAGGAGCTGGACCTCACCATCAAGGCCGGGCCGCTGCTGCTCACCGACTGGCTGCCGCCGTGGGGCGGCTGGGACGACGCGCTGTGCCTGGTCTTCGACGGCGGCGTGCACCCCGCCTCGATCGTCCAGCGGATCGTGCCCCAGGCCCGCGAGATCAAGACCGCCGACTTCCTCACCCTCGCCGAGATCGAGGAGCGGGCGGCCGACTTCACCGCCCGGCGGGTGCGGGCCGCCCTGGCGAGCCTGGCCGGGACGGGTCCGGCGTACACGGAGTCGGGACACTAG